A window from Entomoplasma freundtii encodes these proteins:
- a CDS encoding CinA family protein, with the protein MEKTIQEIIAFLKKQDLTWATCESFTGGGFANAITNIPGASQVYWGGYITYSKTAKIALGVAERVIKKDGLVAAATALEMALATQRQTNADLIVSFTGNAGPTAQDNGQVGQAFVGCWFQGKTHVWEFFYPNLSRKAFKEKIIDETLLLIWDFLQEN; encoded by the coding sequence ATGGAAAAAACCATTCAAGAAATTATTGCTTTTTTAAAAAAACAAGATTTAACTTGAGCTACTTGTGAATCTTTCACTGGTGGTGGTTTTGCCAATGCCATTACTAATATTCCTGGAGCAAGTCAGGTTTATTGGGGTGGTTATATCACTTATTCCAAAACCGCTAAGATTGCCTTAGGTGTCGCGGAACGAGTCATTAAAAAAGATGGATTAGTTGCAGCTGCAACAGCTTTAGAGATGGCCCTAGCTACTCAACGCCAAACCAATGCTGACTTGATAGTGAGCTTTACTGGCAATGCCGGTCCTACTGCCCAAGATAATGGTCAAGTTGGTCAAGCATTTGTTGGTTGTTGATTCCAAGGGAAAACCCATGTTTGAGAGTTTTTTTATCCCAATTTATCTCGAAAAGCTTTTAAAGAAAAAATCATTGATGAAACTTTGCTTTTAATTTGAGATTTTTTACAAGAAAACTAA